The Catenuloplanes niger genome includes a window with the following:
- a CDS encoding MDR family NADP-dependent oxidoreductase, protein MKIDKWVVRAHLDGLPDAEKIYEKVTEDVPVALRDDEMLFRTRYVSVDPYLHGLALETPVGTHMVADSIMEVLEAGPDAAFQVGDLVQGYGGWRSHVIGTGSEVLWQGESFPMVFPAYRLLNPDHYDDVLPVSTALGIMGGPGITAWGTLTHFMTIRPGDTLVISGASGAVGTLVGQLAKRAGARVVGTTSSPDKTAFLTELGFDAVVPYRLGDDPQQVREALVKAAPDGVDRYFDNLGGTITDVVFGMLTVHSQVAVCWQWATQVNRDYTGPRLLPHIMQPRTTIRGIFAHEWFTEENLTAMRDELGGMIRRGELSYRQTVYRGFDEIPAAYQSLYVDRSGNRGKVLVEI, encoded by the coding sequence ATGAAGATCGACAAATGGGTCGTCCGCGCGCACCTCGACGGGCTGCCGGACGCCGAGAAGATCTACGAGAAGGTCACCGAGGACGTGCCGGTCGCGCTCCGGGACGACGAGATGCTGTTCCGGACCCGGTACGTGTCGGTCGACCCGTACCTGCACGGGCTCGCCCTGGAGACCCCGGTCGGCACACACATGGTCGCCGACTCGATCATGGAGGTGCTCGAGGCCGGGCCGGACGCCGCCTTCCAGGTCGGCGACCTCGTCCAGGGGTACGGCGGCTGGCGCAGCCACGTCATCGGGACCGGCAGCGAGGTGCTGTGGCAGGGCGAGTCGTTCCCGATGGTGTTCCCGGCGTACCGGCTGCTGAACCCGGACCACTACGACGACGTCCTGCCGGTGTCGACCGCGCTCGGCATCATGGGCGGGCCGGGCATCACCGCCTGGGGCACGCTGACGCACTTCATGACGATCCGGCCGGGCGACACGCTGGTGATCAGCGGTGCGTCGGGTGCGGTCGGCACGCTGGTGGGCCAGCTCGCGAAGCGGGCCGGCGCGCGGGTGGTCGGCACGACGTCGTCACCGGACAAGACCGCGTTCCTGACCGAGCTCGGCTTCGACGCCGTCGTCCCGTACCGGCTCGGCGACGACCCGCAGCAGGTGCGCGAGGCGCTGGTCAAGGCCGCGCCGGACGGCGTCGACCGGTACTTCGACAACCTGGGCGGCACGATCACCGACGTGGTCTTCGGCATGCTCACGGTGCACAGCCAGGTCGCGGTCTGCTGGCAGTGGGCCACCCAGGTCAACCGGGACTACACCGGCCCGCGCCTGCTGCCGCACATCATGCAGCCGCGCACCACGATCCGCGGGATCTTCGCCCACGAGTGGTTCACCGAGGAGAACCTCACGGCGATGCGCGACGAGCTCGGCGGCATGATCCGGCGCGGCGAGCTCAGCTACCGGCAGACCGTCTACCGCGGGTTCGACGAGATCCCGGCCGCGTACCAGAGCCTCTACGTGGACCGCTCCGGCAACCGCGGCAAGGTCCTGGTGGAGATCTGA
- a CDS encoding cupin domain-containing protein encodes MTTSKPPPLTVVQPGGGQVGELGDIGVHFKLWGADTGGALAIVEHPFPVGALVAPHLHTREDEYSIVVEGEIGFRSGDREAVLGPGGYITKPRGELHAMWNAGAVPARMIEIITPAGFEHFFREVAELIAAGPAATGQGGDLAERYGLRFAEPDWLPDVIERFGLTA; translated from the coding sequence ATGACGACATCGAAACCTCCGCCGTTGACCGTGGTGCAGCCGGGCGGTGGGCAGGTGGGCGAGCTCGGCGACATCGGCGTGCACTTCAAGCTGTGGGGTGCGGACACCGGCGGTGCGCTGGCGATCGTCGAGCACCCGTTCCCGGTCGGCGCGCTGGTGGCGCCGCACCTGCACACCCGGGAGGACGAGTACTCGATCGTCGTCGAGGGCGAGATCGGTTTCCGGTCCGGCGACCGGGAGGCGGTCCTCGGGCCGGGCGGCTACATCACCAAGCCGCGCGGCGAGCTGCACGCGATGTGGAACGCCGGCGCGGTCCCCGCCCGGATGATCGAGATCATCACCCCGGCCGGCTTCGAACACTTCTTCCGCGAGGTGGCGGAGCTGATCGCGGCCGGCCCGGCGGCAACCGGACAGGGCGGCGACCTCGCGGAACGCTACGGCCTGCGGTTCGCCGAGCCGGACTGGCTACCGGACGTCATCGAACGGTTCGGGCTGACCGCCTAG
- a CDS encoding SRPBCC family protein, with protein MLLTWPTARRSAMVCGARAADDVWDRYVRPRRWPEWAPQIRSVDYPADLLGAGRTGIVHGPLGLRVRFRVVAVDGTGPVRSWSWAVSAAGLRLVLRHTVEAVATGTRTGLTLEGPAPVVLGYLPIARSALRRLVR; from the coding sequence ATGCTGCTGACCTGGCCGACCGCGCGCCGCAGTGCGATGGTGTGCGGCGCGCGTGCCGCGGACGACGTGTGGGACCGCTACGTGCGGCCGCGGCGCTGGCCCGAGTGGGCGCCGCAGATCCGGTCCGTGGACTACCCCGCCGACCTGCTCGGGGCCGGCCGCACCGGCATCGTGCACGGCCCGCTGGGTCTGCGGGTCCGGTTCCGGGTGGTGGCCGTCGACGGGACCGGCCCGGTGCGCAGCTGGTCTTGGGCAGTGTCCGCGGCCGGCCTGCGCCTCGTTCTGCGGCACACCGTGGAGGCGGTCGCCACCGGCACCCGGACCGGGTTGACGCTCGAGGGCCCCGCACCGGTGGTGCTCGGCTACCTGCCGATCGCGCGTTCGGCGCTGCGCCGCCTGGTCCGCTGA
- a CDS encoding phytoene desaturase family protein gives MSERVSQRETMIIIGGGLAGLATGCYARMNGYRTQILEMHELPGGCCTSWDQGRFTFDWCVSWLLGSGPGNDMYQIWLELGALQGKQMRTFETFNNVRGRDGRTVYFYSDPDRLEAHLLEHSPADARLIREFCSGVRTFKKLLNAYPFLKPPGLMGRLERWRMLAVFLPYWNTVRKSLTTLMTDYSARFKDPLLREAFNFILYERHPAFPLLPFYFQLGAHAGQTAGVPEGGSLELARSIERRYQRLGGEITYNAKVEEILVEDDRATGVRLSDGREYHADIVVAACDGHTAVTRMLKGRYLNETYRRLYEETINEPGQTYPGYVSAFFALNRPFPDEDPCTTHLLTEEESAGLVGMGAHPGINVQFRSRHYPEHSPEQTSVVFVTYFSDTATWRELADGPEQASRVRKGEELHTLRVRRGRAYYTAKRQIRDTLIRLLDARFPGFADSIVTYDVSTPLTQIRYTANYDGSIAGWLPFVDGGETMEQELERNGPVLPGLSNFYLSGVWTTIGGLIRAAASGRHVVQFICRDDGRPFTAGIDETAPEPTQIVIPVPAPDRPAGARPTALTRQGA, from the coding sequence ATGTCAGAACGGGTTTCCCAGCGGGAAACGATGATCATCATCGGTGGTGGTCTCGCCGGCCTCGCCACCGGCTGCTACGCGCGGATGAACGGGTACCGCACGCAGATCCTGGAGATGCACGAACTGCCCGGCGGCTGCTGCACCTCCTGGGACCAGGGCAGGTTCACGTTCGACTGGTGCGTGAGCTGGCTGCTCGGCAGCGGGCCGGGCAACGACATGTACCAGATCTGGCTCGAGCTCGGCGCGTTGCAGGGCAAGCAGATGCGCACCTTCGAGACGTTCAACAACGTACGCGGCCGGGACGGCCGGACCGTCTACTTCTACTCCGACCCGGACCGGCTGGAGGCGCACCTGCTGGAGCACTCCCCCGCGGACGCGCGACTGATCCGCGAGTTCTGCTCCGGGGTGCGCACGTTCAAGAAGCTGCTCAACGCGTACCCGTTCCTGAAGCCCCCGGGCCTGATGGGCCGGCTGGAACGCTGGCGGATGCTGGCGGTCTTCCTCCCGTACTGGAACACCGTGCGCAAGTCCCTCACCACGCTGATGACCGACTACTCGGCGCGGTTCAAGGACCCGCTGCTGCGCGAGGCGTTCAACTTCATCCTGTACGAACGGCACCCCGCCTTCCCGCTGCTGCCGTTCTACTTCCAGCTCGGCGCGCACGCCGGGCAGACCGCCGGGGTGCCCGAGGGCGGGTCCCTGGAGCTGGCCCGGTCGATCGAGCGTCGTTACCAGCGGCTCGGCGGCGAGATCACGTACAACGCGAAGGTGGAGGAGATCCTGGTCGAGGACGACCGCGCGACGGGGGTCCGGCTCAGCGACGGGCGCGAGTACCACGCGGACATCGTGGTCGCCGCCTGCGACGGGCACACCGCGGTCACCCGGATGCTGAAGGGCCGCTACCTCAACGAGACCTACCGGCGGCTGTACGAGGAGACGATCAACGAGCCGGGTCAGACCTACCCCGGGTACGTCAGCGCCTTCTTCGCCCTCAACCGGCCGTTCCCGGACGAGGACCCGTGCACCACGCACCTGCTGACCGAGGAGGAGTCCGCCGGCCTGGTCGGGATGGGCGCGCACCCGGGCATCAACGTGCAGTTCCGCAGCCGGCACTATCCCGAGCACTCGCCGGAGCAGACGTCCGTCGTCTTCGTGACGTACTTCTCCGACACCGCCACCTGGCGGGAGCTGGCCGACGGACCGGAACAGGCCAGCCGCGTCCGCAAGGGCGAGGAACTGCACACCCTGCGGGTACGCCGCGGCCGGGCCTACTACACGGCCAAGCGCCAGATCCGGGACACCCTGATCCGGCTGCTGGACGCGCGCTTCCCCGGGTTCGCCGACTCCATCGTGACCTACGACGTCTCCACGCCGCTGACCCAGATCCGCTACACCGCCAACTACGACGGGTCGATCGCCGGCTGGCTGCCGTTCGTCGACGGCGGCGAGACCATGGAGCAGGAACTGGAGCGCAACGGCCCGGTGCTGCCCGGCCTGTCGAACTTCTACCTCTCCGGCGTGTGGACCACCATCGGCGGCCTGATCCGGGCCGCCGCCAGCGGGCGGCACGTCGTCCAGTTCATCTGCCGGGACGACGGCCGGCCGTTCACGGCCGGCATCGACGAGACCGCCCCCGAGCCCACCCAGATCGTGATACCCGTGCCCGCACCGGACCGCCCGGCCGGCGCACGGCCGACCGCCCTCACCCGGCAAGGAGCCTGA
- a CDS encoding 3-keto-5-aminohexanoate cleavage protein, with amino-acid sequence MRSPLERIKACLNGGRRPGEHPAVPITPADLAGQAADAVAAGAEALHLHPRDRAGDESLDAGDVGAAVAAVRRACPEVPVGVTTGLWIGGGDAGRRLAAVARWAGLPPAARPDFASVNVGEPGFAELSATLRRAGIGVEAGVWSTADAETLAASGRATWFRVLVEIIDGTAGDADAILTRLDDLGVPGPRLLHGENATCWPLIAEAGRRGLPTRIGLEDTVTGPAGEPVAGNAALVRHALTVWTASARGDVGARTG; translated from the coding sequence GTGCGATCGCCGCTCGAACGGATCAAGGCCTGCCTGAACGGCGGCCGGCGGCCCGGCGAGCACCCGGCCGTGCCGATCACGCCCGCGGACCTGGCCGGGCAGGCCGCCGACGCGGTGGCCGCCGGCGCGGAGGCGCTGCACCTGCACCCGCGCGATCGCGCCGGCGACGAGTCGCTGGACGCCGGCGACGTGGGTGCGGCCGTCGCCGCGGTACGCCGGGCCTGCCCCGAGGTGCCGGTCGGGGTGACGACCGGGCTGTGGATCGGTGGCGGCGACGCGGGCCGGCGGCTGGCCGCGGTCGCGCGCTGGGCCGGCCTGCCGCCCGCGGCCCGGCCCGACTTCGCCTCGGTCAACGTCGGCGAGCCCGGCTTCGCCGAGCTGAGCGCGACGCTGCGCCGGGCCGGGATCGGCGTGGAGGCCGGCGTGTGGTCGACCGCCGACGCCGAGACGCTGGCCGCGTCCGGGCGGGCCACCTGGTTCCGCGTCCTGGTCGAGATCATCGACGGTACGGCCGGCGACGCGGACGCGATCCTCACCCGCCTGGACGACCTCGGCGTACCCGGGCCGCGCCTGCTGCACGGCGAGAACGCGACCTGCTGGCCGCTGATCGCCGAGGCCGGCCGCCGGGGCCTGCCCACCCGGATCGGCCTGGAGGACACCGTCACCGGCCCGGCCGGTGAACCCGTCGCCGGCAACGCGGCCCTGGTCCGCCACGCGCTCACCGTGTGGACCGCGTCCGCGCGCGGCGACGTCGGGGCGCGCACCGGTTGA